Part of the Benincasa hispida cultivar B227 chromosome 12, ASM972705v1, whole genome shotgun sequence genome is shown below.
TGAAAAGTAAAAAgtataaacaaaatttcatcaaaattttgaaaactaaaaggaaaagtattttttaaaagacaTGTTCTAAAATAAGACTAAGTTCAATTCAATGTCTCATTCAACAATGTGAAAATCAAATTAAGATAACACTGTTATTTCAAATGTaagaatataataattaaagaatacaaacCAGAATCAAAAGAACCGAAAGCCAATAAAGAAAAGCTATTTTGTTGGAGACGTTGCATAGTATGATAAAAGTGTTGGATCTGAACAAGTTTATAATCAAGTTTGGTGCTATTGTATGCAGCAAAGAAATGATGGGATAATTGTAGTGCTAAAATGCAACGAGACGAAGGTGATGTAGCCGCCATTATAGAAAACCTTGTTGGTGATGATTTGAGTACGAATGTGTCATCGAAAGTCTCGGCGAGGATAGAAATGTCATGTACCAAATCATCCAGTTTGTTATTAATCACGAAAGTTAACATAATTTTGGAAATGGGCGAATGATCGATAAAAATGGATAGAAGGGTTAAAACAACTCTTTGCCTAGTTTTATGTTTATAAATCCTTCTATGTAAATATATAGGAAAAGGATAGAAGGGACTGTAAAATGGTGATGGGTTGGGTAATTTGGCCCAAGGAGCTTTGTTAAGTGAAATTAGAAAGGGAAATTATTATGAAAAATACCTATAAGTAATAAATGTAAGGAGTACTCAATTGCTCTTTTCTATTTACTAGCTtccattaataataataataataataataataataataataaaaaggggCATATctgtctttttattttaaataatgaaaaaacaaaacaaaacaacaagctGAAATTTGGATTAACATGGGATTAAAAGGACAAGGAAAAAGGGAAgtaaaagaagtttttttttctattgagGAAATGGAAATTGGCCAATGGTTTGTGttaaaaaaggaaattatttcaaatgataaaattattaaaaatatttataagatatagcaaaattttaaaaccatcaatataataaatattgatagacatcACTGATGGGTCCATCCATCTATCTCCTATTTGTTCTTCccctatttttaaaactttttaaaacccTTTAATTTGTAAAGCCCtttaatttctttgttttgaaaACTTTAATGAACTTCTCCTCATCCATCTCCTATTTGTCCTTCCCCTATTTTTAACCAAATGACTCAAAATTCAACTAATCCCAAATGGCCTTCTAAACCACCATCTTGTAAACCTCAATCTCAACTTTTTCAGGAGTTTAGTCATACTACCCCTTCTTGCTACCAACTTGACCATTTTTCTTGACAACATTCAAACCCCCAAAGTGATATATCTACTTTCCAACCACCTCACTCTGCATTTATGATTGAAAACTTAGCTGTCACCTCTAAATTTCAGCATATGGATGAATGATGGTTCATGGATTCTGGAGCATCCCATTATTTGTCTTCTGATGCCTCAAACTTTTATAATTCTGTGCCTTATCATGGTGGTGAAAAAGTGACCGTTGGTAATGGTAAGCAGATTCCTATTACTAACGTTGGTCATGTTGCTATCCCTTTCTTTCCTAAACCTATTCTTCTACATGTTCTTCATACCCCTGCTATTTCCAAACGTCTTATTAGTATTGTTCGTCTTTGGTATGATAATCAAgcttttgtttaattttatgcTTTGTTCTTTCTTGTTAAGGATCTCAAGTCCGAGAAGATTATTCTTTGGGGCACTCTTGAAAATGGTTCGTATAAATTACACTCTGTTGTCAATTGTGTACCTCTCCTTCGACCAACCATGCTACTGTCTTTCTCTCCACAATTAATAACACTTCAAGTTGGCATCTTCGGTTGGGGCATCCAACAACTTCTATTTTGAAACTTGTTCTTTTGCAGTGTCAGTTGCCATCTGCCAATGTTAATACTTTTTATAATGTTTGTCAACTTACTAAGAGTCATCGTCTTCCATTTTTCAATATTATAACTAAAACTAGTGCACCGTTTCAACTCGATCATTCTGGTGTATGGGGACCTTCCCCTCCATTTCTATTAATGAAACTTGTTTTATTCTTCTGTTGATGACTATACTCGCTTTTTGTGGTTATATCTTCTCAAATCCAAAAATGGGACTTTCtcttgtttttcaaatttcaagcAACTTGTGGAAACATAGTTTGACAAGAAAATTAAAAGTCTTCAATCAGATTGGGGTGgtgaatttcaatttatatcttCCTTTCTACACTCTCATGGCATCATTCATAGAGTCTCATGTTCCCATACTTGTCAACAAAATGGTCGAataaaataacagttattttttTTGGCATTTACACATGTCCAATAAtcaaaactccatggttattgtacgtaaacttaagcatgtatatgagatatacaagtagatcatgccttaagtgataaccaaaataagtctgtagtataaggattaaggagggatacttgatcctggtgacactacgaatacgacccgctttgtagaggtttgcaagtgttgtgaactactactagatcctgaccattcatgtggagagcgggggtgtcctatacaaatggtttgtataagaccagaccacgagatgattcatctttgtatataacactgttaatactggagacttacatctcacctaaacgaccataggtgacatgaccttaatcctgagtgttttgggaattcctACCTTTGAGagtggtcatttgattagtatgggtgaaagtggccaaattgccaactcaacatgcctacctttttaaggacttgtctaatttgaaagctaggaactcagttatatcagatgaaattcactccttcctcgaagcaagggtaagtagatagattgctcccttaagagctgattttagggcttaaacatagtggccacaacttttctttggaaaagaggattcggtcatagtaggactatgacttatgttcattagagggatcagtggtacttaaagagttagatgtaactacaggggcataatagTTATTGGCCtaggtgtacttacgagcgatctatggaGGGTTATCgcattattgattggttgatatggacacataatatatctatagtaaggagagttcatctgtcggtctttagtagaatgtctggcagttaacggatggtggatcctgtgactaatgagtttagtgagtaattcatgtaccgttagagcttcgagcttcAGTCCATAATGTTCTATTGGTAGCTCAattgattcaagttgagaatcagttcttggtgttaatttgaaatattcaaattggcaagaggtaattcaattatatatgatatgattggtgtgatgtatgagatacatcaagtgaaggattaatgtaaatgagatttacattaagtaccatgaaatagaaaaagagctatggtttatatgtttcatgagatgaaatattaaatctataggttataaatatactatgagaagttagttatcatatatatttataataatattaattattggatattaTCTCTTTTTCCCCAATAACTAATTGAGAGTGAGATTATTGgcagtttcatggtaaccatgagataaaagaaaaaaagttttcctaaatttagtggTTGATGATTGTGTGAGAATTGCTATTCTCGACAAGTTCTCACAGtggctgtcaagtgaatgagatttactaaacgacagcttttgagagactaaacaatcgtggagtgacattacacgatagttcactcagttggcCTTTAACTAGACAATCGcagagcttttgctaaacgatcgcataacatttgttaaacgattgggcatagtctatacgatagacttgtcatctcccacttactcaatcgtttacacgattgttcctccagtctctacttctaaccaagtccacacagagctcatacttctgaattctcacaccaagaataccaaagtagccattgtggtggtgttgtactcaactcgacatagttaaggtttttggaggccgtttgCTGTGTTCGTGGTCTTGAAGTTCATTGTGTTCGTGATTGTTGTGATTGTGATGTGTTGCGGTCaaagtgttcgagcgttcgggTTTGCAATCTTCTTGATTGATCGGGCGTTCgagatcgagggagtttgaagatgagtcttcaaaggtatgtataattcttcccttgatcttaataaagcatattgtaattttgttttgtgcatagcctgtatgtttgattgtgattgtgtatgttcaaatacgattggaatttggaacgatccttacgctgctcatggaaatcctcatgttcgatttccttcacctTGAAGCACATGCACGGCATTCAATATACTAACAACATTTCATATCATACTCAGAGTTCAAGGGTTTAACACACATATATTCACATCATATTAGCAAATACAAAACTTAGCGTTTAGTGGGTCCTAACATTTCTTTACTAGACCCTAATATGAACAACACATATACATGAACATTGAATCCTTGAGTGGCAGTGCAGCAGGGTAGCTATCCTTTGGGGAgttgaccactacctgggaaaaagaaaatatttgaaaagaatgagctactagcccaatgagtgagtattaaaaacatatattttatacTGATAAGCCAAGCAATTGTTATATCGAGAAACTATGTGACTTCAATTGTATTAGTTTATTGTAGAATGGTTGACAGTTCAAGGCATCAAGTCCATTAATCAACCAAATAAACTCGATTGACGTTCACTAGGGAAACTTCAAAGTGTTTACTATTTATCTCGATGCAGATTCTTAATTGGGAAATAtcgattgttttttttttccttttatcatgCATTGTCAACTTACCATTTATGGAGGGATTGTTGGAATAAATGGTAGTAACTTTTCATATAGAGTTGCCTTGTTTCATGAATGAACATGTCCTTTTGAAAATAaccaacttgaagaagagacacGACTATTCGAATGACCATGAATAGTCTGTAAATAtgtctcttcttcaaattgGTTTAACAACTTTTTCTATAGGattttttctctcataaaaattTTCTCCCTTTATATAAATTTGTGCAAGTTTAGTTTATTTCCATAAGATCTAGTGGACGGGGCTACTTCTATAAGAAAGTTAATCTGTTCTATCCTGAGAGACAATTactcataaaattcaagcacTAGAGTGAGTATTATCTTAAAAGGACAACGTGAATTCTTTTCGATATACCAAGTAGGTTATGTATTTTTCTAATTTGTTTTAATGATATTATTGTTACAACAAGATATATTATTGGTTATTTTTTTATACCAAGTAGgtcatcatcatcatttataCTAGTAAAGAGAAAAGAGGAATTGAGTACTCCTAAGATTTATTATTGgttatttttttatagatatTCTTCATAATAATTTACCTTTCTAATTTTCACTTAACGAAGCCCTTGGGCCAGATTACCCAACCCATCACAAGCCCTTCTATCCTTTCCCTGTATATAAACATAGAAGGATTGATAAACTTAAAACGAAGCAAAGagttgtttaaatttaaaaagaaagtgaAGAAACCCCACCATTATTATTGATCATTTCTCCCATTTCCAAAATATGTTGACTTTCGTGATTAATAACAAAGTGGATGAATGGATAGATGACGTCTCTATACTAGCCGAGACTTTCAATAACACATTCCAACTCAAATTATCACCGACAAGATTTTCTATAATGGCGGCTACATCACCTTCGTCTCGTTGCATTTTAGCACTACAATTATCCCCTCGTTTCTTCGCTACATACTATTGCACCAAACTTGATTATAAACGAGTTCCCATCAAACACTTTTATCAAACTATGCGACATATCCAACAAAATGGCTTCTCTACTATGGCTTTCGCTTTTTTTGATTCAAACCAAGAACCTGGTTTgtactctttttctattctttcttctttaattattaTCTTCATATCTTTCAAACGAGAATCTtatcttaattttatttagaaatttaTGTTACTCTTGATTTTcacattgttcaatgagacaTTGAATTGATCTCAGTCTTTTCTTAGAACAAGtcttttgaaaaatacttttctttttagttttccaaattttatttggtTCTTGAAAATTTTGGTGAAATTTTGTTGACAAAACAAGTTTCTTATGGATGGAAGAAGGCTTCATAAGCCAAATTTTGTtgacaaaatttcaatttcgtttatattactttttaaaactatgcttgtttttctttgttactgttttccttttcttgatTCAGGTTCGATTCTTCCTGTTTTATTATGTTCATACATTTGAAATGAGAATATTATCTTTCTTTTAGGTTCCTTAGTAATGATTGTGAAATATCTAATTTTTTGTCTTTCTTGAATAGACGTTTgaattccttttttctttttttttttttcgttttcaaatttatctTGATTCTTCGAAACATGGTTGAAAATTGATTAACAAACCAATGAAATTGGCATAAGattaaacttcaaaaaaaaaaaaaaaaaaaaaaaagaagagaaaggaaTAAAATACTAAGACGATCCTATTTTCTTAAAGATTTGGTTTTCGATACAACTCGAGAGGTAATAAGTATTTGGGCATGTTCTTggattctatttttatttttgaaaagtatGCCCTTGTTTACCACTTCTTTATCATGgttttcattttcatatttttttttaattatcaaattttgttttgatatttaaaaacattACTAAAAGAAAATAGATGATAAGATATCAATAAATATACAAAGTGTTTATAaggttaatttcaaaataagaaaactaaaaaaaaaataaattatgggCAAACATTAAGTTTTTAACGAATTCATAAAAGTGAACTAGATCTTAAATTTTGTTGCCATTCAAAATTTCATCCATTTTTATTCATTCAGGATATGAAGCTCGAAATATGATCCGTGGGTTGCTTAACATCCATCCTGATGGTTTGTAATATCTATCTTTGATTCATTTTCGATTATTCATTCTTTATTATGTTCATAGTTTTGAAATAACAATCCTGAATTTGATAATaatggttttaaaatatatatatatatatatattacatttcTTAAAAACACATTGAATTCTTAGTCTTTACTGAAACAACTTTGTGAAAGAATTGGATACTTTTTTGGTTTACAAAATTTACTTGGTTCTTGATAACATTGGTGAAATTTGGTCAACTAAAAAATGGAACTTACAGGTGAAAATAGtgtacataaattaaaatttcaaaaataaaagataaaacaacTAGAACGACCCtgttttgataatcatttgaatttttttattttttcataattatGTTTCATTCCATACAACTTCTTGGTCATgatacaatttttattttattttatctattttttaccaattgtttaaaaaatcaagtcagaatttaaaaacaatatatatatatatagcttctaaaaatttgttattgttttttaaatttagttaagaaATCAACCAAGAAATTGGAAGGAAATAGggttagttttcaaaaactaaaaacaaaaaacgaaatgattacaaTCCGAggtcttagttttcaaaatttgacttggtttgaAAATAAACTCGAGAATAAAGTAGACAACAAAGCAAATCATATACAGATAGAAAAATGTTTGTAGACGTAATGATTATTAAATGAAGTCTAAAATTTTGATCCGTTTTTATTTATTGACCATCTATTTTCAGGGTACCTAGATCGGATTGCAATCCGCATCATTATTAATCATGAAAGAAGTTCGTAATATCTATCTTTTCAACTCAGCTTAATAACTTGAGCTATttcaattaattctttaataTATGTTCAAGAGATTATTTCAAATTAGAATCTTTATTTCAGGAACTATTACGAGAATGGATCTACCATTTTGTGCTTCGACTGGTAGTATGGACGATGTTCTCGAATTTGATTTTGCAAAATTTGTCTCCATTGAATCACAAGACTTCATAAACATTATCACAGGGTTTAGTAATTTTGATAATggtaattaataatataattataacttAACAATTCTTCCCTTCACGTACTATTTTGAAAGATATTTACTGTAATGTGATCTTCTTGTCATTTGTTGCAGTTCTTGTCACTATATCAAGTTCACAAGTTAAGTTCTCTTATGGAAGAACAACAATTATTCTAACTCAAGAGGTATATATATTTTGCtgttaaaaattgattaattgtaGACTGTATGTTTGAAATAGGATATATAAGACTAATTTAATTCTTGTTGAAAAtaagatttaagaaaaatattaatttgtaataCTAAATTACTTAggatgtatcaatttaaacaatcaagatttaaattttaaattttattaagtgtatcaatttacttgtatcaattaaactcttaattATCATAAGggaatcaatttagactttcTATTAAAATTACCTTGAAATTGTTCATCATCAATTCTTAATATGTGCAGAGATTTCTTCAAATCGGATTATAAGCCTATCATGATTTTGTTTAACGAATGTTTAGAGTATacattgatatttaatttgctAAGATTTAAAACTAAATGTTGTGTTTGGTAATGTTATGTAGGAAAACCACTGTATTTTTGGAGGTATCGAAGGAAgtaataaacttatttttgcAATCACTCTCCAACCAACGgaattattttacaaatttgtagGACGATCTAAAAGGGTTTGgttattcaaatcaaataattCCCTTAAAGGTGTAATCGCTGCCCCTTTAGGATTGTATGCTCGATATTTGGCCTATTTTCGTCCAAGGAAATGATAATGGAGACTCTATAGTCTACAAGTATATGTTGACAATATTTGATGTTCTTTTTATCCCAATACTAAAAAATTAGATGCTATTATATGTGGTTGTctcaatttaattattaaacatTAAATCCTATGGATGAAATTCTTCCACTAGATTTTGTCCATAGAACTATGAAATTGTGCGAAAACAAGTATAATATTTCAGAAATCCTAAAAAATACTGTTATCAATAATGACTTCTAAATATTTACAGTAACGTTGTTAGATTTGCATTCAAAAATCATTAGAGGCTCGAAGAACTCTAAGATGAAGGCTATGTAGGTTTGtacaaaaatattttgattcctTTCACTCGTTTCGAAATGACTACTTTCATGATATCATGTATGAGAGtgttccaaattttttttaaccctATAGGTAACCCATGTGAACCATGGCTTTATTCAAACATGCATTGGCTTCAGgctttaaaaaagaaacatgattaaatttacaaatataacaatgatttttcaaattttgaaaatatagcaAAAGAAATATGTATAAAAGCATATTACTATTTTTATTAACCCAAATTTACTTTTATTGGTATATTAATATGTATATCGATAGTGTATTTGATGTACTTTATATTTAGTATATCAACCAtctatatactttatatttggtatatcatTTGACTAATATATTAAACGCAAAGCATGTAAGTTATATTTATCAttcataaatcatatttgttcAAGAAGTGTTTGATCATTGACTATTTTTCAAggactcaatttcaatttttatcgcCTGTCATATAATATTACCTCTTTAGAACGTCATAATCAGCTTATATTGTTTCAATCCATTACGTTAGTAACcattttttaatgaatattgataaaCTATGGTATACCAATATTACACTTGAAATTGAATATTGAAAATGTGTGTTGATATACAATTGATATACTTCAAAAGTATATCTTTAAAAGATACTAATATATTAATGATATACCAACTTTTATacttgaaattaaattttgagttaatGTTGTTATAATACTAAAACACCGATGTTatacttaaaattttatttagaaaaaatgttGATATACTTCTGATATTGATGgagattaaatttttataagcaTCAATAGAATATTGGTAAACTAATTTGTACTttaatgaattttgaataaGTGTCTGATTATAATTACTAATGCAATACATTTACTAAAGTTATCattcataaatcatatttatcagTCAAGAAGTGTTCATCATTGACTacgtaataatttagtccttgtACATTAAGATTTGTACTAATTTAGACTCTATTATAGAAATCtttgttaagatttaatgagatttcaagcctgaatttaaattatttatagataTTCTTCATAATAATCTCCCTTTCTAATTTCACTTCACGAAGCCCCTTGAGCCAAATTACCCAACCCATCACCAGTCCCACAAACCCTTCTATCATTTTCCTATATATGTATACACATAGaaagatttataaatttaaaacgACGCAAAGAGTTgtttaaacttcaaaagaaagTGAAGAAACCCCACCATTATTATTGATCATTTCTCCCATTTCCAAAATATGTTGACTTTCGTGATTAATAAGAAACTGGATTAATTGATAGATGACATCTCTATCCTGGCCGAGACTTTCAATGACACATTCAAACTCAAATTATCACGAAGAAGGTTTTCAGTAATGGCGGCTACATCACCTTCGTCTCGTTGCATTTTAGCACGTCAGTTATACCCTCATTTGTTCACTGCTTACAATTGCACCAAACTTGATTATAAACTCGTTTCCTTTCGACACTTTTATCATACTATGCGACATCTCCAACAAAATGGCCTTTCTTCATTGGTTTTCCATTCTTTTGATTCCGACCAAGAACCTAATTTGTACTATCTAATCAGTATCTTCACATAACAAGGAATTTAAGTGGGTCTTAGTGAAATTAAAGATCCAATGACATTCTTGTAAATATGAGCAAAtgacatttttgtaattaacCATTCTTCATTATGATTAGGGCCGGAAATCGTGAAAAAAGAGAGAGGGGCAGCCATTTTCGAACACACACACGCAGAGTGAGAGAGTGGATTGGCGTTTGGCGTccggagagagagagaaggatTTGCGATCTCGTCCGGTGGTGTTCGGCCGTACATGCATCGTCGATCTACCACATTATGGCAGGCGTAGGTTTCTCCGGTGTGGCGTGCAGGGCGTTTGTTAGAGATGTCCGACCAGGACAGAGGTCAGGCTGTAGGGGTTCGCCGGTCTAAGGCGGGCTGCAATGCATTGGATGTGGGTTATTTTTCAGCGGTTTATTCTCGGTTTTAGAGGCAACGTCGTGCGTAGATCTCTCGGTATTAGTGGGTAACTAAATTATTAATGATTATCTGTAATCGTAAATTCTTCATTGCTcgtaataaaattaattcaagctggttctcaaagtaAATGTAGACCAAATTGATCGAAGAATTATATATCcttgtgtttgttttttattgttttcGATTTACTCTGCTGGTTGTTTAtgcgttctgtttggccatctaatTTCGGTTTAAAATTTTCACGAGTGGTATTAGAGCTTCATTCGATCCAAAGAGGGTGTATGGTAGTGTGCTGGCATATTCTTTGTTCAGGACATTGTTGTTGGTATTATTTTGACAAATGGCTTCGTTGTTACACATTTCGAAGTCTTTAAATTTGATGGGAATGGTGATTTCAGGTTAAGGAGGAAAAAGATTAGGACTCTTTTGGTGCAACGAAAAGTAGCTAAAATCTTTGACGAAAATGACCTTTTGCCAACATTTAAGAAAagggatatggatgagatgACCTATTTGCCGATAATTCTGTACAGATGGAGTGCTTAGGTAGTAGATGAGACCACTACTACAACGGAGTTATGGAAAAAATTAGAAAGTATTTATTTGTCtaagtccttgccaaataaattatatctaaagatAAAATTTTTGGGTATAAGATGAACTCTAGTAAAGCTTAGAAGAGAACTTGGATAAATTCcagaagattatagttgatctcaataacatcgaTGAGAAGATATTCGATGAAAATCAAGCGGTTATTCTTTTGAATTCATTGCTTGAATTGTATTGTGAAGTTAAGgcagctattaaatatggacgAGATTCATTATCCATGCATATAGTATTGGATGCCTTGAGAACCAAAAACCTCGAGATGAAAGGAACGCAAGGATGGAGAGTTACCTATGGCCAGAGGCAGAAGTGAGAAAAACaacggaaaaggaaaagagacgAGATCCATATCAAAATTAAAGGGGAAAGTTAGAAAGTGTTTCGTATATCATAAGgaaag
Proteins encoded:
- the LOC120067585 gene encoding uncharacterized protein LOC120067585, coding for MDLPFCASTGSMDDVLEFDFAKFVSIESQDFINIITGFSNFDNVLVTISSSQVKFSYGRTTIILTQEENHCIFGGIEGSNKLIFAITLQPTELFYKFVGRSKRVWLFKSNNSLKGVIAAPLGLYARYLAYFRPRK